A section of the Haloferax sp. Atlit-12N genome encodes:
- a CDS encoding PQQ-binding-like beta-propeller repeat protein — MPSNMQTRRAVLAAGGATALASLSGCVARAIGALDVERDYRRDAPVGDVTGAWPTYQHDFANTGYTTDSGPSADASIERIASGDAALATSVALADGRGVLGHSDGDGEDGVYRALDLDSETAPAESDDAWTVDYAHGKSTPTLAGDAMFVSTAEFVAAYDARTGERCWRTRNGGYGTSGNAPVLAAGVLVDGGGSTVFGRDPVTGKEQWSYDAGEASPGLVARDGVVYTPIGVDHEQTGVAAVDAATGEERWRREDLPQSGVPLAVGGSHLYYNAHRGNVFALALEDGSTQWRASIPLPENGSPRTAVAGDTLHVQTSRGSLAAFDVADGATKWTLSLDADTFPRPPVVAGDTRFVASDDRLYAISAASSDELWSKALDTRPTGGLSVRGSEIYFAGMGRAPGVFRVAD; from the coding sequence ATGCCCTCCAACATGCAGACGCGCAGAGCCGTCCTCGCGGCCGGCGGTGCGACCGCTCTCGCATCGCTCTCAGGTTGTGTCGCCCGCGCAATCGGTGCCCTCGATGTCGAGCGCGACTACCGACGCGACGCGCCGGTCGGCGACGTGACTGGCGCGTGGCCGACGTACCAGCACGACTTCGCCAACACCGGTTACACCACCGACTCTGGTCCGTCGGCGGACGCGAGCATCGAGCGAATCGCGTCGGGCGACGCCGCGCTCGCCACCTCGGTCGCGCTCGCCGACGGGCGGGGCGTGCTCGGCCACAGCGACGGCGACGGGGAGGACGGCGTCTACCGCGCGCTCGACCTCGATTCCGAGACCGCTCCCGCCGAGTCCGACGACGCGTGGACCGTCGATTACGCGCACGGCAAGTCCACGCCCACGCTCGCCGGGGACGCGATGTTCGTCTCGACCGCCGAGTTCGTCGCGGCCTACGACGCCCGGACTGGCGAGCGGTGCTGGCGGACGAGAAACGGTGGCTACGGGACCTCCGGGAACGCGCCGGTACTCGCAGCGGGTGTGCTCGTCGACGGCGGCGGTTCGACCGTCTTCGGGCGCGACCCGGTGACCGGAAAAGAGCAATGGAGCTACGACGCCGGCGAGGCGTCTCCCGGACTCGTCGCCCGTGACGGCGTCGTCTACACGCCAATCGGCGTCGACCACGAGCAGACCGGCGTCGCCGCAGTCGACGCCGCAACCGGTGAGGAGCGGTGGCGACGCGAGGATCTCCCGCAGAGCGGCGTCCCGCTCGCGGTAGGCGGCTCTCACCTGTACTACAACGCCCACCGCGGGAACGTGTTCGCCCTCGCCCTCGAAGACGGGTCGACGCAGTGGCGGGCGTCAATCCCGCTCCCGGAGAACGGCAGCCCACGGACCGCCGTCGCGGGCGACACGCTCCACGTCCAGACCTCGCGGGGGAGTCTCGCCGCGTTCGACGTGGCTGACGGTGCGACGAAGTGGACGCTGTCGCTCGATGCGGATACGTTCCCCCGACCGCCGGTCGTCGCGGGCGACACCCGATTCGTGGCGAGCGACGACCGCCTCTACGCGATTTCGGCGGCGTCCAGCGATGAACTGTGGTCGAAGGCGCTCGACACGCGGCCTACTGGCGGCCTGTCGGTCCGCGGTTCCGAGATTTACTTCGCCGGAATGGGACGTGCCCCCGGCGTGTTCCGCGTGGCGGACTGA
- a CDS encoding DUF6293 family protein encodes MKRHLRVHIVPLWREHDRIVGPIEDDRPDKVYLLEHEDPAVERPTYHDAVVDRIADVVGTPPDVEYLDLFDMYEVMGAITTIADWHPDDFVRVNVTAGTKRAAVGATMACMDERTDAEPYVVDPEVRPHGLDEPVTEGFAQASLLTTYQIDSPSPDQVAALAIIEAHDTDAKHAKKKTLITEAARYGLEFMRGRVDGEAADYEPVTGDYNVLDNRVTATLEHQGYVTVTQRGTRRYLELTEEGRQTLRAFRHRAESVVSDLEARTGDPSENVDFALDNPVDALVENR; translated from the coding sequence ATGAAACGACACCTCCGCGTTCACATCGTCCCCCTGTGGCGCGAACACGACCGCATCGTCGGTCCCATCGAGGACGACCGACCGGACAAGGTCTACCTCCTCGAACACGAGGACCCCGCGGTCGAGCGCCCGACCTACCACGATGCGGTCGTCGACCGAATCGCCGACGTTGTCGGCACCCCACCCGACGTCGAGTATCTCGACCTCTTCGACATGTACGAGGTGATGGGCGCGATTACGACCATCGCCGACTGGCACCCCGACGACTTCGTCCGCGTCAACGTCACCGCCGGTACAAAGCGCGCTGCTGTCGGCGCGACGATGGCCTGCATGGACGAACGCACTGACGCCGAACCGTATGTCGTCGACCCGGAGGTCCGGCCGCACGGCCTCGACGAACCGGTCACGGAGGGGTTCGCACAGGCGTCGCTCCTGACGACCTACCAAATCGACTCGCCCTCCCCGGACCAAGTCGCCGCGCTCGCCATCATCGAGGCCCACGACACCGACGCCAAACACGCGAAAAAGAAGACGCTCATCACCGAAGCGGCCCGTTACGGCCTCGAGTTCATGCGCGGCCGCGTCGACGGCGAGGCGGCCGACTACGAACCCGTCACCGGCGACTACAACGTCCTCGACAACCGCGTCACCGCGACGCTCGAACATCAGGGCTACGTCACCGTCACCCAGCGCGGAACCCGTCGCTACCTCGAACTCACGGAGGAGGGCAGACAGACGCTCCGCGCGTTCCGACACCGCGCCGAGTCGGTCGTCTCGGACCTCGAAGCCCGGACCGGCGACCCCTCCGAGAACGTCGATTTCGCTCTCGACAACCCGGTCGACGCGCTCGTGGAAAACCGGTAG
- a CDS encoding PPC domain-containing DNA-binding protein, with protein MDYVKEDDTVVVRLDPGEQVLDSLATVRDEFDIEHGFLTGIGAVDSVTLGHYDVGDQEYLEEEFTGQFEVTSFLGNIGPDKIHTHIQVGTRDFETLGGHCSGARVSGTFEVVIHLGETPLTHHLDEQTGLDVFDI; from the coding sequence ATGGACTACGTCAAAGAAGACGACACGGTCGTCGTCAGGCTGGACCCCGGCGAACAGGTCCTCGACTCGCTCGCGACGGTGCGCGACGAGTTCGACATCGAACACGGCTTTCTCACGGGTATCGGCGCGGTCGATTCCGTCACACTCGGCCACTACGACGTGGGCGACCAGGAGTACCTCGAAGAGGAGTTCACGGGCCAGTTCGAGGTGACGAGCTTCCTCGGCAACATCGGCCCCGACAAGATTCACACGCACATCCAGGTCGGTACGCGCGACTTCGAGACGCTCGGCGGCCACTGCTCCGGCGCGCGGGTCTCCGGGACGTTCGAGGTCGTCATCCACCTCGGCGAGACGCCGCTGACCCACCACCTCGACGAACAGACCGGTCTCGACGTGTTCGACATCTGA
- a CDS encoding SDR family NAD(P)-dependent oxidoreductase — translation MTDHQRAAIVTGASSGIGRAVVERLRADYDYVACFDIETGEIDWDDEGVHEFAVDVRDPDAVADAVAAVESVADVAALVNNAGISRAISLVDLDPDEWDRVLGVNLKGQYVVARAVAPGMVERGEGAIVNVSSVAGLRGSATGGVHYSSSKAGVFGLTKGLAKQLGPEVRVNCVAPGLVETSLLTESNLWTEEALAEYAAELPLERIGTPEEVADVVAFLCDGAGYMTGTVLTVDGGSMLR, via the coding sequence ATGACGGACCACCAGCGCGCGGCAATCGTGACCGGCGCGTCCAGCGGTATCGGGCGAGCGGTTGTCGAGCGGCTCCGAGCGGACTACGACTACGTCGCCTGCTTCGACATCGAGACCGGCGAGATCGACTGGGACGACGAAGGCGTCCACGAGTTCGCGGTCGACGTTCGTGACCCCGACGCGGTCGCGGACGCCGTAGCGGCAGTCGAATCGGTCGCCGACGTGGCGGCGCTCGTGAACAACGCGGGTATCTCGCGGGCCATCTCCCTCGTGGACCTCGACCCCGACGAGTGGGACCGAGTCCTCGGCGTGAACCTCAAGGGCCAGTACGTCGTCGCTCGCGCCGTCGCCCCGGGTATGGTCGAGCGCGGCGAGGGTGCCATCGTCAACGTGTCGAGCGTCGCCGGCCTCCGCGGGAGCGCCACCGGCGGCGTCCACTACTCCTCGTCGAAAGCGGGCGTCTTCGGGTTGACGAAGGGGCTGGCGAAACAGCTCGGCCCCGAGGTACGCGTCAACTGCGTCGCGCCGGGACTCGTCGAGACGTCGCTTCTCACCGAGTCGAACCTCTGGACCGAGGAGGCGCTCGCCGAGTACGCCGCCGAACTCCCGCTCGAACGCATCGGAACGCCCGAGGAAGTCGCCGACGTTGTCGCGTTCCTCTGCGACGGCGCGGGCTACATGACGGGGACGGTGCTGACGGTCGACGGCGGGTCGATGCTCCGGTGA
- a CDS encoding TIGR03560 family F420-dependent LLM class oxidoreductase gives MQFAVNVPTSAGDSVHSQLAFCDEISWDAQVEFAVAMEDLGFDGVAVPDHVMTGTGPTTECFVTLAAIARETEDVYLYPKTVNNHFRNPALLAKQAATLDAVSDGRLKLGMGAGWKESEARAYGYDWPDAPTRLRMLEESIRMLKRLWTEETVSFDGDYYTLDEAMCQPHPVQDPHPPIMVGGGGESFTLRITAQFADSWNFWGPPEVMQHKLDVLERHCEGYGRPFEEIERSWFARCLIREDGAELDALLDEHFPRFKLENVADSEYPLVGTPEQVRERLETFAEMGFDEVVVEFVDFPETTSAELFAERVAPAFR, from the coding sequence ATGCAGTTCGCAGTCAACGTTCCGACCAGCGCCGGCGACTCCGTTCACTCCCAGTTGGCGTTCTGCGACGAGATTTCGTGGGACGCGCAGGTGGAGTTCGCCGTGGCGATGGAGGACCTCGGCTTCGACGGTGTCGCCGTCCCCGACCACGTCATGACCGGCACCGGCCCCACGACGGAGTGCTTCGTCACGCTGGCCGCTATCGCCCGCGAGACGGAGGACGTGTACCTCTACCCGAAGACGGTGAACAACCACTTCCGAAACCCCGCGCTCCTCGCCAAGCAGGCCGCCACGCTCGACGCCGTGAGCGACGGCCGACTGAAACTCGGCATGGGAGCCGGCTGGAAGGAGAGCGAGGCGCGGGCCTACGGCTACGACTGGCCGGACGCGCCGACTCGGCTCCGGATGCTGGAGGAGTCGATTCGGATGCTCAAGCGCCTGTGGACCGAGGAGACGGTCAGCTTCGACGGCGACTACTACACCCTCGACGAGGCGATGTGCCAGCCCCACCCCGTCCAAGACCCGCACCCGCCCATCATGGTCGGCGGCGGCGGCGAGTCGTTCACGCTCCGAATCACCGCTCAGTTCGCCGACTCGTGGAACTTCTGGGGGCCGCCGGAAGTGATGCAACACAAACTGGACGTGCTGGAACGCCACTGCGAGGGCTACGGCCGGCCGTTCGAGGAGATAGAGCGCTCGTGGTTCGCGCGGTGTCTGATACGCGAAGACGGGGCAGAACTCGACGCCCTGCTGGATGAGCACTTCCCGCGGTTCAAGCTCGAGAACGTCGCCGACAGCGAGTACCCGCTCGTCGGCACGCCCGAACAGGTCCGCGAGCGACTGGAGACGTTCGCCGAGATGGGCTTCGACGAAGTCGTCGTGGAGTTCGTCGACTTTCCCGAGACGACGAGCGCCGAACTGTTCGCCGAGCGCGTCGCACCGGCGTTTCGATAA
- a CDS encoding polysaccharide deacetylase produces the protein MTHHSVCLTFDFDGVSSWIHSFESPDSPTKLSRGLFGVDVGAPRVLDLLDEFGVETTWFTPGHTIDSFPEAAEEVWSRGHDIQHHGWSHTRPRQYESREAEYDDVKRGVESIVDLTGRRPTGYRSPSWDFSTHTLGILDELGFEWDSSQMATDFEPYRVREGWAAPADAPFERGTETDIVEVPVSWQRDDFPAFAFNRERGYANEKAVFRQWREQFDWMVDNVDDGVFVLTMHPQVIGQSHRLARLESFVEHVADAPGVVFETVDEVADRFGSA, from the coding sequence GTGACTCACCACAGCGTCTGCCTCACGTTCGATTTCGACGGCGTCTCCTCGTGGATACACTCCTTCGAGTCGCCGGACAGCCCGACGAAACTGTCGAGAGGACTCTTCGGCGTCGACGTGGGCGCGCCCCGCGTCCTCGACCTCTTGGACGAGTTTGGCGTCGAGACCACGTGGTTCACGCCGGGCCACACCATCGATAGCTTCCCCGAGGCCGCCGAGGAGGTGTGGAGCCGTGGCCACGACATCCAGCACCACGGCTGGTCGCACACCCGCCCGCGACAGTACGAGTCGCGAGAGGCCGAGTACGACGACGTGAAACGCGGCGTCGAGAGCATCGTGGACCTCACGGGGCGTCGGCCGACCGGCTACCGCTCGCCGTCGTGGGATTTTTCGACCCACACGCTCGGCATCCTCGACGAACTCGGCTTCGAGTGGGACTCCAGCCAGATGGCGACCGACTTCGAGCCGTACCGCGTCCGCGAGGGGTGGGCCGCGCCCGCCGACGCCCCCTTCGAACGCGGCACCGAGACCGACATCGTCGAGGTGCCCGTCTCGTGGCAACGCGACGACTTCCCGGCGTTCGCCTTCAACCGCGAGCGGGGCTACGCGAACGAGAAAGCGGTGTTCCGCCAGTGGCGCGAGCAGTTCGACTGGATGGTCGACAACGTCGATGACGGCGTCTTCGTCCTCACGATGCACCCGCAGGTCATCGGGCAGTCACACCGGCTCGCTCGGCTCGAATCGTTCGTCGAACACGTCGCCGACGCGCCGGGTGTCGTCTTCGAAACCGTGGACGAAGTCGCCGACCGATTCGGGTCGGCGTGA